DNA sequence from the Salvelinus alpinus chromosome 7, SLU_Salpinus.1, whole genome shotgun sequence genome:
AATCGGTTTTAATATGACCCTGTTACATGTGTGACCAAACacactttaacacacacacacacacacacacactctctaattCAATGCACATGTCCCTACAGCAGCATCTCATGGACAGAACACCCCTGAACTGGCCTACTACTTGACACGTCtaacagacacccacacacaagcATCCAAACGACGATAAATCTCTCTGTGGTTCTGTAATCCTGAATAATCATCACAGCTCTCatccaccctgtgtgtgtgtgtgtgtgtgtgtgtgtgtgtgtgtgtgtgtgtgtgtgtgtgtgtgtgtgtgtttgtgtgtgtgtgtgtgtgtgtgttgttgctgtgtgtgtgtgtgtgtgcgcaggccTCTTGATAGAGTACTGGGTGGCGATAGGGAGAACATAACACTAGGGCGAACAACATGACGACAACGACACAAAGGCGGGGAGCTATACAGGAGAGGGGGGCCAGAGGGGGGCTgttaggggaaacagagggtatcAGGGAGGGCAAAGGGGGTATCTGGAAGAGTCTGTATCGGTTTTGGTTCCATAAAGTAGAACATCTGGAAGTCTGGAACAGCAGGGCGAGGGGAGCGAGCGACCAAACGGAAGGCTGGGGAGAAGAGGTCCCTGGAATGACTAGTAGCCGCCCTGAGAGccctgagagtgagagagggagagagaaaggaagtaTCAACAATCATGTCATGATATCACCATCTTATGCATAAAGAAAGTAACATGAAACGCGTGGTTCGTTGTCACttacctctccttctcctccctgctCCATTCCTCCATATTCCGCCTACAGAGAGAGAGTTTACGTAAGAGTAGGGAAGGAAGAAAATTAAGGTGGGATGACATGAGAGGTCTAGGGGTCTCAAGCAGTGAACCATGTTcatgtgatgagtaaccttgcctgagacctgaagacttgtgttTGCTCCTAGACCTGGCACCTAGGCTTTAGTGCGTTGGGCTAGCGCAATCGTGCGGCGTGCAGACGCCCGGGCTTCACACCCAGGAGGTTACAGCTACATCAAGCAGATTATCCCTTATGTCATGCTTATGACAGGGTTAAGTCTGATACAGGGCCACTCAGTCCCAGTCTCTGAGCTGAAGTGTCTAACGAGGCGGAAGGTTAGCATGCCATAGCTAGCAGAGTAGATGTGATGGCACAGGAACAAACTCTGTTACACTCTTTTCTGTGCACCCTAACCAGAGGGATCCATTCAGAGTAAGTGCATGTCCATATGCTACACCAGAGATGCAGCATTATTATCTATATTACACCTAGctgaagtagagcagagttagaCATGGTTATGGAGAGGGTTAAATCAGGTTTAGAATGTAACCCCAGGTCCTAACAGCACACTAGGCAGTCAGTGTTTGAAAGCCCCCTTTGGAATGATATATGCACTTAGGGATGATCTATGTTAGGCAGAATCATGCAGCATTCCCTAGCCAGCCACCCCGCCATAACCTATAACCTCtgaaccccccttctctctcctgccCAATAGGCACCTCGTATACAGGCTGAGGCTCCTCCTACCAATGGAACGTAGAGGAAACAaacacaacaataacaacaaaggGTTAGCAGCACAACGCCAACACAACGCCAACACAGCACTGCTACAATTGCAACGTAAGCGCACAAAATATAAGCTATGTCAACACACAAAGCAATATCAACACACAATATCAACACTCTCAGCACGCACAATAGCATAGCAACACAACAGCATAGCAGGATCACAACAGGAGGAAATCGAACCTGGCTGCCACACACAGAACGATGCCAACACACAAAGTAAAACACACCTTCACACACACGATTCAGAACACAACAGAAAAATACAGACCTCTTCATATTGGGAATGTGGAGTGAGTTATAGGCCTACCGTAGGCCTACCGTCAAACCTAATCTGCCTGGACCTCTGAACCACTGGCTATTGGAGGAGCTGTCATTCCCGTCTGTCTCTGCTGTACTGTGTTAAATAGCGCCACCATGTGGTCAAGCAGAAGACTGTTTTTATGGCGACAGCACTACTGTCTGAGCCCAACTGAAGGATTTAGACACTGTTATGCGTGTTGACGCTGCAGTCATGTTGTTGCTCGACATTCTATTGTAATCATTTCAAAAGGGTGCTGTGTCACCTGATTGATAATCTCACGATGCCAGAAGCCTGGGCTGTCATAGGCTACCTGAATGACAATGTCAAGTTTGGTGTCTAGTTATTAGTATGTCAATGGTCCTAATCTGCTATTCCTTACCGGTTATTGATCACTTGAATATTCTTGTTCACATTGACCTGTCAGTCACTAATTGATCGATCATTCTTTCATCTGTTGTCATGGTAACTCACCGCCTGTCCGGTGTTCTCCATGCCACCCTGCGAGAGGTCAGCTCCGGCAGCAGTGGGGTCCCCGACGATGTTTGCCTGGTCGCGGTTAGCAACTGACACACAGAGATCGATCAGTCAGTTAATAAATCAATCCGATCCCACAAGaatatgtgtgtgtctcacctttgTTTACTCCTGCGTCCATTCCCTCCTTTGTCTTTGAacctgaggacaggggagacatCACAACATGTCAACAGATCAATATATTGAAATCACACTGCAATGGATGCCATGAAACATGATCAGGGATCAGTGTTGTGATTTACTATATAAACTCAGCCTAAGAAGTACTGTGTTAATTAAGGAGTGCAGCAAACAGAAATCTGTTGTAACCGTTTggtaatataaactcagcaaaaaaagaaacgtccctttttcaggaccctgtctttcaaagataattcttaaaaatccaaataacttcacagatcttcattgtaaagggtttaaacactgtttcccatgcttgttcaatgaaccatgcacctgtggaacggtcgctaagacattaacagcttacagacggtaggcaattaagggcacagttatgaaaacttaggacactaaagaggcctttctactgactctgaaaaacaactaaagaaagatgcccaggttcCCTGCTCATCAGCGTGAATGtgacttaggcatgctgcaaggaggcatgaggactgcagatgtggccagggcaataaattgcaatgtccgtactgtgagacgcctaagacagcgctacagggagacaggacagacagctgttctcgcagtggcagaccacgtgtaacaacacctgcccaggatcggtacatctgaacatcacacctgcgggacaggtacaggatggcaacaacaactgcccaagttacaccaggaaagcacaatccctgaggctggactgagggcttgtaggcctgttgtaaggcaggtcctcaccagacatcacaaggcaacaacgtcacctataggcacaaacccaccgtcgctggaccagacaggactggcaaaaagtgctcttcacatgacgagtcgtggtttagtctcaccaggggtgatggtcggattcgcgtttatcgtcgaaagaatgagcgttacaccgaggcctgtactctggagcgggatcgatttggaagtggagggtccgtcatggtctggggtggtgtgtcacagcatcatcggactgagcttgttgtcattgcaggcaatctcaatgctgtgcattacagggaagacatcctcctccctcatgtggtacccttcctgcaggctcatcctgacatgaccctccagcatgacaatgccaccagccatactgctcgctctgtgcgtgatttcctgcaagacaggaatgtcagtgttctgccatggccagcgaagagcccggatctcaatcccattgagcatgtctggaacatgttggattggagggtgagggctagggccattccccccagaaatgtccaggaacttgcaggtgccttggtggaagagtggggtaacatctcacagcaagaactggcaaatctggtgcagtccatgaggaggagatgcactgcagtacttaatgcagctggtggccacaccagatactgactgttacttttgattttgacccccccattgttcagggacacattaatccatttatgttagtcacatgtcgatggaacttgttcagtttgtctcagtttttgaatcttgttatgttcatactaatatttaaacatgttaagtttgctgaaaataaacgcagttgacagtgagaggaagtttctttttttgctgagttcatttaTTTGGTGAGGTTGTAGTAGCAGGGAGAGCACTGCAGGTGGCAGTGTAGAAttcagcagcatactgtatgtcACTCTGTAAAATCCAAATGGATGATATTATCTTATAATTACTCTCCTCCATAGTAAGTGTTCCtctgtacatctctctctctctctgtctctctctctcctctttctgatGCTACAGTATGAAAGGTTACTAGGCTGATTAAATAGTAGTTATGCAACCAGCTGGATAGAGGGAAAGAGcaaaggagggatagagggaaaaagagaaagggagggggagtgggtatagagagaaagatagCCTATAGGGAAGATGCATGAGCAAATCCAGCACAAAACCAGAATAATGATACATCTCTTTCACATACATGACACACGTTTCCATAGCACACAGTTCATTGGAGATGCATACTCTCgctttatctctatctcttctcccccctttctctctcctccacactcTCAGAACTGCAGATGCCTCGCTTCCTCCTCCATTTCGCTTCTTcttttttctctccccctccctgttccatctctgtctctttctctctctctctgcacgctCCCCGTAGTCTGTGAGCCACGTGCCGAGCTGCGCAGTACTGCAGCAGACATACACCGAGACACATACTCGCGCACACACGCCCATTTGCAGCGTGGCTATGACACAGCTTCCTTCTCTGAGTCAGAGGAGCACCCCTCCTGGGTACGGCCTCTATCTAGCATATCCgactgcgtgtgtgtctgtatgtatgtgcgtaggacctgtctgtctgtctacactaTCCAGGCCAGGGACCAATACAGTGATTTAGCTGCAGGGTTTAGCAGCAGGGTTTACCCCTGAGAGAGAGCGCTCCTCTGCAGCCAATGACCTGTGAAATGGCCATACGCTCCataggacagaacacacacagaaacacacgcaCACTTATGCTCCAGTAAGCTCTGAGTGGACGACCTTGATTGAGAGGAGGTGCGTTCTGCATTGCATTTTGGGATAGAAGTAATAATCCATAAATTAGTTGTTCCGATTGGACTGGCTCTGCTCCTTTAATAGGCTAACAcacgcacattcacacacacacacacacacacacacacacacacactctgcggAAGTCTGAAGTCTCAGTTGATAGATTAGATACAGTAGGTGATCAGGAACATTGAGCCTCTACAATCCACTGAatacatttctctctctttctctaactaCAGCTCCTCTTTGTccacctctctatcctctaccccTATCCACCACTCGCCAttcccctctctatcctctaccccTATCCACCACTCGCCAttcccctctctatcctctaccccTATCCACCACTCGCCAttcccctctctatcccctactctggctttatccatctctctccctctctttctccatctgttgATCTTTAAGCTGCTAGCTCTATGacataacacccccccccctctctctctctctctgtctttctgtctctctctcccttttaatTGTAAATTGGCATTGATTTGGCTATGAATGAATGTTGAATTGAGTCATTAAAaattgccccccccctctctctctctttgtctctccccaTCACTCCCTCTTTCTGTTCCCTGGTTGTAAAGGGTCATATACTCTGAAGGGGGAGGAAGGTAGTTAGTCATCAATGGTCACACACTAGCCAGCAGCACGTGAGGACACACACGCATGcgcatacacaccacacaccacacacgggGGCGAAGAGAGAGGATTGCTGCAGTGCTCAGCTGATCCATGTCCCTGATGCCCCGCCCCCCAGCCACAaataatacaaaaacacacacacgtttcaTCAGGTCCATCACGTTTTTCTCTCTGTCATGTTATTCTGCAGTGTTAGCTGTAGCTGTCAGATTgatgggtcagagagagagagtgtgtgtgtgtgtgtgtgtgtgtgtgcgtgtgcgtgtgcgtgtgcgtgtgcgtgtgcgtgcgcgtgtgcgtgtgcgtgcgcgtgcgtgcgcgtgcgtgcgtgccagcATGCATACCTTGTTCCTACCCCAAACCCTTTGGCCCTCACACAGGCTAACCTTGAGCTCTGACGCAcaaatacactcacacacacactggtgaatCCCCTCTCACAGTACTGGACCCTATCTAATGGCCTGGTGGTAGCAGCCTTGGCATGGTCTTATCTAGATTATAACATATTATAGCGCGCTTATGAACTGCGGCAGTGCCGCCACACTATCCCCCAATGTCACACTACATCTTttcctctctccgctcctctcgtCTAGTTCCCTCccattttctctcttcctctcatccttTCTCATCCACTCATTCTTCCTCTTCGTTTCGCTCATCACTCTTCGCTAATTTCTTTTTCTCCGACTCTTATTCATAGAAATTTACGCAGtctactctctctatcctcctctctttctgtgatTCCTTCACTCAATGTCTTCCTTCCATCTATTCTTTCCACCATCCTTGTCTCCACCACACCCCAGCTCTTtctttcttccccctctcctcctcctcctcctcactctctctctgcaccaGTTCTGCAGTATTCTGCCTCTGCTCCTTGGCAACCACCTCCCCTTCTTCTCACTTCCCACTGTAACTGTCCCAGACTGGTGCATCCACGGGACCCCTtttaagcacacacacagacaaacacacacacacaaacacttacctACATACATGACCCCCTCCTTGGTCTTGGCGgctgccccctccaccccagCCTTGGTCTTCTCTGCTGCGGCCACCACCCCCTCCTTAGCCATGCTGAACCCTCTCATCAGTACATCCATCCTGGGATAGGTCTCTACTGGGCTCCCCTGCTCCGAAACGGGCCTGCTGGCTGGGCTGGTCagacagagtgtgtgagagagacggagtgtgtgtgtgtgtgtgaggaagagactgtgtgtgaggaagagcttgtgtgtgtatgtgtgtgtgtgtgtcagtgacttCTCCAATagcgctgcagagagagagagatgtaaagagcgaaagaaggagagaggactGCACAGCAGGGCTACAGGATGCAGactgagagagaagaggagcgagcgactgagcagagagaggagagaggaagagagaaatgaagagagaGCAGGCGTGCGTGCgatggagagaacgagagacagaaagacagaacctgctggatggtgcaGCATATTTAAGTCACGCTGcagccaaccccccccccccctctctctctctcccctcgcaCTCACACTCGAAAAGCAACCTCAAGCTGGCTGACTCCATATTTAATACGCAGGTTGATCTGTCTGAGATACGTTTTATGTGATGAAACTGTGAAACTGTGATGAAAATACATAATAAACAAATAGATTTTTGAGATTTTTGAGATTGCTGGGGTTCTGAAAAGGGAATTAAATATTCACGATGATGCTTCAGTTTTAATGATCAGTTTCCTGTCATATTATTAGCTGAATCTACAGTGTGCTGTGACATCACCTCTGACCTCACTCAGCTTCCACCATGTTCCTcacatctggggggggggggggggcaaagacATGGTGGAAGCTGCCTTACACCACTCCAATCAAGGAGGGTCCGGTCCAATCCTTTTAAATCCATGCATGGggggtgaatgagtgcacactttgAAGAAGAGAGAAACGGACCATGGCCATTAGCTTGGTCCGTTTCTTTCTCTGGGTGGTGTGAAGAATGCTGACTCACCCCTGCACCCCCTCTTTAACCCACCCCCCCTTATGAGCTGTTCTCTTAAATCTATCTACATTCAACCCGCAGAATGCTTCCGTGGTAGAGACACTCCTTCCAGTGACCATAATACACACTGCATCATGACACAGCAGATCCTTGGAATCgatcacccccccaccccccccaaaaaaaggacACTAAGGACTTTCCCAGCCAAGTTTGAAGATGCAGCATCATCACTTGTCCTGTCTCCCGCTTTCATCTCCTAcacctctttctccctttctccaccctaacatacaatgcattcggaaagtattcagaccccttgactttttgttacagctttattctaaaatggattaaatatttttctccctcatcaatcaacacacaataccccataatgacaaagcaagaacaggtttttaggattgtttgcaaatatataatatattttaaaaaatgaaattACATTTCATTGCGCtctggaccaggttttcatcaaggatctctctgtactttgctccgtttatctttccttcaatcctgactagtctcccagtccctgctgctaaaaacatctccacagctgccaccaccatgcttcaccgtagggatggtgaagggtttcctccagacgtgacgcttggcattcagggcaaagagttcaatcttggtttcatcagaccagagaatcttgtttctcatggtctgacagtcctttaggtgcttttcgGCAAACTTCAAGttgtctgtcatgtgccttttactgaggagtggcttccgtctggccactctaccataaaggcctgattggtggagttctgcagagatggttgtccttctgcaaggttctcccatctccacagaggaactctggagctttgtcagagtgactatcggattcttggtcacctccctgacaaaggcccttctcccctgattgctcagtttggctgggctgccagctctaggaagagtcttggtggttccaaaagtcttccgtttaagaatgatggaggacactgtgttcttggggaccttcaataatgcagacattttttggtacccttcccagatctgtgccttaacacaatcctgtctcggagctctatggacaattccttcaacctcatggattgtttttttttgctctgacatgcactgtcatctctcaccttatatagacaggtgtgtgcctttccaaaacatgtccaatcaatttcatttaccacagttcacttactctgcatctcaaaaagacacggcggttggaaccaagaatctcaaatttggactcatcagacaaaaggacagatttccacaggtctaatgtccattgctcattaTTCTtaaccaagcaagtctcttcttcttgatGTCTTCttgatgtcctttagtaatggtttctttgtagcagttcaaccatgaaggcctgattcacgcagtccccTCAacagatgttgagatgtgtctgttacttttatatgcatttattttggctgcaatctgaggtgcagttaactctaatgaacttatcctctgcagcagaggtaactctgtgtcttcctttcctgtggcggtcttcacgagagccagtttcagcatagcgcttgatggtttatgTGACTGCACTCGAAAAACTTtccaagttcttgaaatgttctggattgactgaccttcatgtctttgcttatttgagctgtttctgacataatatggactttctcttttaccaaatagggctatattctgtatatcacccctacattgtcacaacacaactgatttgctcaattGCATtaaagcacacctgttaactgaaatgcattctaggtgactaacttcttcttaatagggggcgctgttttcactttgggaaaaaatcatgcccaaattaaacggcctcgtactatgttctagatcatacgatatgcatattattattactattggatagaaaacactctggagtttctaaaactgtttgaattatatctgtgagtaaaacagaactcatttggcagcaaacttccaaacaggaagtgaaaattctgaaaatgggtctctgtgtaaggccttgcctattcaattgccttttatttatggatctgtatgcacttcgtacgccttccactagatgtcaacaggcagtagaatgttgaatggggtgtctagcttgatgtgagagcgaatgagagcttttggagtgacaggtctgccatattggcagtattttgctgcgcaccaGAGAGCACCATATtgttttctgcaatgcgttaggtagacacgacgaaatgctccgtcttggacgttattggatacatacgAGAAAAACATACTACagatggattctcaactgagtttgaccagtttatttgacTTTTATTATCagtttttgaatttttcgttccatgcgccaaacaTTGATGGACACTTGAGCGccaccatgctagccaaagttgctaattcgacagaagaaatggacattctaaaacaaaacaacgatttattgtggaactaggactccttgcactgcattctgatggaagatcatcaaaggtaagagaatatttatgatgttatttcgtatttttgtggaatatgttggctccaacatggcggagaatggctgggcgctgtctcagattattgcatgctgtactttgtactaaagttattttttttaaatctaacacagcggttgcattaagaaccagtgtatctttcatttgctgtacaacatgtatttttagcaaagtttatgatgaggttTTTGGTTAGAtaacgtgactgtccaaaattcctccggacaatttggtgcattttggcgccatattcacaatgtaaaaccaggatttgtagctataaatatgcacattttcgaacaaaacataaatgtattgtataacatgatgttataagcctgtcatctgatgaagttgttcaaaggttagtgattaattttatctctatttgtgggttttgtgaaagctacctttgcggtggaaaaatggcggtgtgtttttggatattgtggtgagctaacataaatatacagtggggagaacaagtatttgatacactgccgattttgcaggttttcctacttacaaagcatgtagaggtctgtaatttttatcataggtacacttcaactgtgagagacggaatctaaaacaaaaatccagaaaatcacattgtatgatttttaagtaattcatttgcattttattgcatgacataagtatttgatcacctaccaaccagtaagaattccggctctcacagacctgttagtttttctttaagaagccctcctgttctccactcattacctgtattaactgcacctgtttgaactcgttacctgtataaaagaaacctgtccacacactcaatcaaacagactccaacctctccacaatggccaagaccagagagctgtgtaaggacatcagggataaaattgtagacctgcacaaggctgggatgggctacaggacaataggcaagcagcttggtgagaaggcaacaactgttggcgcaattattagaaaatagaagaaaatagaagaagttcaagatgatggtcaatcaccctcggtctggggctccatgcaagatctcacctcgtggggcatcaatgatcatgaggaaggtgagggatcagcccagaactacacggcaggacctggtcaatgacctgaagagagctgggaccacagtctcaaagaaaaccattagtaacacactacgccgtcatggattaaaatcctgcagcgcacacaaggtccccctgctcaagcaggcgcatgtccaggcccgtct
Encoded proteins:
- the LOC139580863 gene encoding alpha-synuclein-like isoform X2 translates to MDVLMRGFSMAKEGVVAAAEKTKAGVEGAAAKTKEGVMYVGSKTKEGMDAGVNKVANRDQANIVGDPTAAGADLSQGGMENTGQAAEYGGMEQGGEGEGSQGGY
- the LOC139580863 gene encoding uncharacterized protein isoform X1; the protein is MLHHPAGSVFLSLVLSIARTPALSSFLSSSLLSLLSRSLLFSLSLHPVALLCSPLSFFRSLHLSLSAALLEKSLTHTHTYTHKLFLTHSLFLTHTHTLRLSHTLCLTSPASRPVSEQGSPVETYPRMDVLMRGFSMAKEGVVAAAEKTKAGVEGAAAKTKEGVMYVGSKTKEGMDAGVNKVANRDQANIVGDPTAAGADLSQGGMENTGQAEEPQPVYEAEYGGMEQGGEGEGSQGGY